The proteins below are encoded in one region of Neoasaia chiangmaiensis:
- a CDS encoding DcrB-related protein, whose product MLKYLFHEGSIDLPEGTRDDSVQIFTIPVPDVLPLSLTIRRQVRLPEIALADWASADLTERGRRDSTFALHWRRAHSFSGRSSVIAATSYDRGNETVGQRIVYVDNGRTCIILTISVPGEFQSTQLNMTNSVFGSLRLTDPE is encoded by the coding sequence ATGCTGAAATATCTCTTCCACGAAGGATCCATCGATCTCCCGGAAGGCACTCGTGATGACAGTGTTCAGATTTTCACGATACCCGTCCCGGACGTTCTCCCCTTAAGCCTTACAATCCGCCGGCAAGTTCGCTTGCCAGAGATTGCCCTGGCCGATTGGGCAAGCGCCGATCTGACAGAACGCGGACGTCGAGATTCCACTTTCGCGCTACATTGGCGTCGGGCGCATTCCTTTTCGGGTCGGTCCAGCGTGATTGCGGCAACGTCCTATGACAGGGGCAATGAAACGGTGGGCCAACGGATTGTTTATGTCGACAACGGACGCACCTGCATCATACTGACGATCAGCGTCCCTGGAGAATTTCAGTCGACGCAACTGAACATGACCAATAGCGTCTTCGGAAGTCTTCGGCTCACCGATCCCGAGTAA
- a CDS encoding histidine phosphatase family protein, whose protein sequence is MAQRRPMVEDYWRRCDPAFMDGAGAESFSAFLSRVRLLRARLQDASEAFIVVFAHGQVMQALRLITAMPDADNGTVMALFPTYDRDNPIANIQVIVLSGDDIVDCTVSL, encoded by the coding sequence TTGGCACAGCGTCGGCCGATGGTGGAGGACTACTGGCGGCGCTGCGATCCGGCCTTCATGGACGGAGCGGGCGCCGAGAGCTTCTCGGCGTTCCTGTCCCGTGTCCGTCTCCTGCGCGCCCGACTGCAGGACGCGTCCGAGGCCTTCATCGTCGTTTTCGCCCATGGCCAGGTCATGCAGGCGCTTCGGCTGATCACGGCAATGCCGGACGCCGACAACGGGACTGTCATGGCGCTCTTCCCGACCTATGACCGGGATAACCCGATCGCCAACATTCAGGTGATTGTCCTGTCAGGAGACGACATCGTCGACTGCACCGTCAGCCTCTGA
- a CDS encoding glycoside hydrolase family 19 protein, with product MVSFLNRGLSIAMAATAYSGNVLPIPFLTLRRIMPHAPVRYFAPLNAAMGVYAINTSFRAAAFLSQLAVESFELRRTHEGWTKRKGFHLPGSDRPAHTATSQRDYFDYWYGNRRDLGNNTVGDGYNYRGRGGIQITGRDNYNKVGQGLDLPLTSRPSILEDDPGTDMDVAAFFFARLKHLNTVADSLDPEDPSSIEHVNRRLTRAINGGHNALAERLAYYRTALNALSVA from the coding sequence ATGGTTTCTTTCCTTAACCGAGGGTTAAGTATTGCCATGGCCGCCACAGCATATTCAGGAAATGTACTGCCCATACCGTTTCTGACCCTGCGTCGCATCATGCCGCATGCCCCGGTGCGCTATTTCGCTCCCCTGAATGCAGCCATGGGCGTTTATGCGATCAACACGTCCTTCAGGGCCGCGGCCTTTCTGTCGCAACTGGCTGTCGAAAGTTTCGAATTGCGACGCACGCATGAAGGCTGGACGAAACGCAAGGGTTTTCATCTGCCGGGTTCAGACAGACCCGCACATACTGCGACCTCACAACGCGACTACTTCGATTATTGGTACGGAAACCGGCGTGATCTGGGAAACAATACGGTAGGAGATGGATATAACTATCGCGGAAGGGGCGGAATTCAGATTACAGGAAGAGACAATTACAACAAGGTAGGCCAGGGCCTCGATCTGCCCCTGACTTCAAGACCATCAATTCTGGAGGACGATCCGGGAACAGACATGGACGTGGCGGCATTTTTCTTCGCCCGCCTTAAGCATCTCAACACCGTTGCGGATAGCCTGGATCCTGAGGATCCCTCAAGTATCGAACACGTCAACCGCCGTCTGACACGGGCGATCAATGGCGGTCACAATGCTCTGGCAGAAAGGTTGGCCTATTACCGCACGGCTCTGAATGCCTTGTCTGTCGCCTGA
- the pdxR gene encoding MocR-like pyridoxine biosynthesis transcription factor PdxR, with protein MTELFAPFAAITLSRQSAHSLNEQIALHIERAISLGVLPAGSRLPSWRDLATQLGVARGTVRTAYDRLIDRGLLCATKAAGTRVVEVLPILMPMPPAIQRNSGPSGVTSIDDDGPLALFQQRADRPLAFQMGVPAHDAFPATLWARMHRRGVQASALNTGVMDPCGLPELRAALASHLALARGVYCSPEQILITTGFRSGLAMVLRAIDSAGKQAWVEDPGFPITRLALESAGVHPVPVAVDREGLDVELGHTIAPAAALALVTPGQQAPTGVSLSPERRRALIDWARQNNSWIIEDDYLAELHLDGQASPALAAGDGADRVIHIGTFSKTLAPMIGLGFVVAPQALVKRLTETAWWLATPPNNAVQIALTHFMREGHYFRHLRRTRQTYTERRDLLRDTLLRCGASLPQSAGLSLVLPLPSGFDDVQLAHQARTVSLGVTPLSAWFARGSRARSGVLLGVANVRSERVEADCRQLLTLMHSTL; from the coding sequence ATGACCGAGCTATTCGCTCCGTTTGCGGCAATTACACTCAGCAGGCAGAGCGCACACTCCCTGAACGAACAGATCGCCCTGCACATTGAGAGAGCCATATCTTTGGGGGTTCTTCCTGCAGGCAGTCGTCTTCCATCCTGGCGTGACCTCGCAACCCAATTGGGCGTTGCGCGCGGGACGGTTCGCACAGCTTACGACAGATTGATTGATCGCGGGCTCCTTTGCGCCACAAAAGCTGCTGGGACGCGTGTGGTAGAAGTCCTCCCGATTTTAATGCCCATGCCTCCCGCAATCCAGCGCAATTCTGGTCCAAGTGGGGTGACCTCCATTGACGATGATGGTCCGCTGGCTTTATTCCAGCAACGAGCCGACCGTCCACTTGCTTTTCAAATGGGTGTTCCCGCGCATGACGCTTTTCCGGCTACTCTCTGGGCTCGGATGCACCGGCGAGGGGTACAGGCCTCGGCGCTGAATACTGGCGTGATGGATCCGTGTGGTCTGCCGGAATTACGGGCCGCGCTCGCCTCTCATCTTGCTCTTGCGCGGGGGGTGTACTGCTCGCCAGAGCAGATACTGATTACGACCGGGTTCAGGAGTGGGCTCGCCATGGTGCTGCGGGCCATCGATTCCGCTGGAAAGCAGGCATGGGTGGAAGACCCGGGTTTTCCGATCACGCGTCTGGCGCTCGAAAGCGCAGGTGTACACCCCGTGCCTGTAGCCGTGGATCGCGAGGGGCTGGATGTGGAACTTGGGCATACTATAGCGCCTGCAGCAGCTTTGGCGCTCGTCACACCTGGCCAGCAGGCCCCAACGGGTGTCTCACTGAGTCCCGAAAGACGCAGAGCTCTAATTGACTGGGCCAGGCAAAACAACAGCTGGATCATTGAGGATGACTATCTAGCTGAGCTTCACTTGGATGGCCAAGCGTCCCCAGCACTTGCTGCGGGCGACGGCGCCGACCGTGTCATCCATATCGGAACATTCAGTAAAACACTCGCTCCCATGATCGGACTTGGCTTTGTTGTCGCCCCCCAGGCACTCGTAAAGCGTTTGACCGAGACAGCCTGGTGGCTCGCGACGCCGCCTAACAACGCCGTGCAGATCGCCTTAACGCATTTCATGCGCGAAGGACATTATTTCAGGCATTTGCGCCGTACACGCCAAACTTACACCGAACGCCGTGATCTGCTACGCGATACTTTGCTTCGATGCGGCGCCTCGTTACCGCAAAGCGCTGGCCTGTCGCTTGTACTGCCTTTGCCCTCCGGCTTTGATGACGTTCAACTGGCGCATCAGGCACGGACTGTTTCTCTTGGGGTAACGCCTCTTTCCGCATGGTTTGCCAGGGGCTCACGAGCAAGATCTGGCGTGTTGCTTGGCGTTGCCAACGTTCGTTCGGAACGGGTCGAAGCCGATTGCCGACAACTTCTCACTTTGATGCACTCGACGCTTTAG
- a CDS encoding NAD-dependent succinate-semialdehyde dehydrogenase: protein MSNQNTNGAAVSRNPATGETLATYTFQTPQQIDRLLDDNTAARTLWRDTPMNERVATYHRLTTILRERQDALAATITAEMGKTIDASRAEVRKCADTIDWVADNGPAILADEPAPIDGDDTVYVSFLPIGTILAVMPWNFPLWQAIRAAGPIMLSGNGFLLKHAHTTMGSAFALQDAYEAAGFPKGLFANLNVANDTVAQVIEDPRIAAVTVTGSMRAGSAVASTAGKALKKSLLELGGTDAFIVLADADIERAVEVGIQARFQNAGQVCLAAKRFILEQPIAEEFTRKFVEAARKVKAGDPLDPATTIGPMARGDLRDELHDQVERTLGAGARLLLGGRKIDGIGNFYEPTVLADVQPGMAAFDEETFGPVAALTTARDTEHAIELANTSEYGLSGNIWTADIAAARQIARRLETGGVFINGFSASNPRIPVGGVKKSGYGRELSHFGLREFTNPQVVWAKTHP from the coding sequence ATGTCGAACCAGAACACGAACGGCGCGGCCGTCTCACGCAACCCCGCCACTGGCGAAACCCTCGCCACATACACCTTCCAGACCCCGCAGCAGATCGACCGCCTGCTCGACGACAACACGGCAGCACGCACCCTCTGGCGCGATACCCCCATGAACGAGCGCGTCGCAACCTATCACCGCCTGACCACCATCCTGCGCGAACGTCAGGACGCCCTCGCCGCCACCATTACCGCCGAAATGGGCAAGACGATCGACGCCAGCCGCGCCGAAGTCCGCAAATGCGCCGATACCATCGACTGGGTCGCCGATAACGGCCCCGCCATCCTGGCCGACGAACCCGCCCCCATCGACGGCGACGACACCGTCTACGTCTCCTTCCTGCCCATCGGCACGATCCTGGCCGTCATGCCCTGGAACTTCCCGCTGTGGCAGGCCATCCGGGCCGCAGGCCCCATCATGCTCTCCGGCAACGGCTTCCTCCTGAAACACGCCCACACCACCATGGGATCGGCCTTCGCACTTCAGGACGCCTATGAGGCCGCCGGCTTCCCGAAAGGCCTGTTCGCCAACCTGAACGTCGCCAACGACACCGTCGCCCAGGTCATCGAAGACCCACGGATCGCCGCCGTCACCGTCACAGGCAGCATGCGCGCCGGCTCGGCCGTCGCATCGACAGCCGGCAAGGCACTCAAGAAAAGCCTCCTGGAACTCGGCGGCACGGACGCCTTCATCGTCCTGGCCGACGCCGACATCGAACGCGCCGTCGAGGTCGGCATCCAGGCCCGCTTCCAGAACGCCGGCCAGGTCTGCCTCGCCGCCAAGCGCTTCATCCTGGAACAGCCGATCGCCGAGGAATTCACCCGAAAATTCGTCGAAGCCGCAAGAAAGGTGAAAGCCGGCGACCCGCTCGACCCCGCCACCACCATCGGCCCGATGGCCCGCGGCGACCTGCGCGACGAACTCCACGATCAGGTCGAACGCACGCTCGGCGCGGGCGCACGCCTCCTGCTCGGCGGCCGGAAAATCGACGGCATCGGCAATTTCTACGAACCCACCGTGCTGGCCGACGTGCAACCCGGCATGGCCGCGTTCGACGAGGAAACATTCGGCCCTGTCGCCGCCCTCACCACCGCCCGCGACACCGAACACGCCATCGAACTCGCCAATACCAGCGAATACGGCCTGAGCGGCAATATATGGACAGCCGATATCGCCGCCGCCCGCCAGATCGCGCGCCGTCTCGAAACCGGCGGCGTCTTCATCAACGGCTTCTCCGCCTCAAATCCCCGCATCCCCGTCGGCGGCGTGAAGAAAAGCGGCTACGGCCGGGAACTATCCCATTTCGGCCTCCGCGAATTCACCAACCCCCAGGTCGTCTGGGCCAAAACCCACCCCTGA
- a CDS encoding gamma-glutamyl-gamma-aminobutyrate hydrolase family protein, whose product MPAQKPLIGVTLDAEPGAPGAFSRFPYYALRQHYLDAITHAGGIPVALGHHPNHAEALMARLDGLVITGGAFDLDPALYGEAPHPQTTPQPQRTTAERALLRAALARDLPILGICGGMQLLAVAFGGTLIQHIPDTHPNALPHEQPNPRDEPGHTIAITPGTHLATMTHATTMRVNSSHHQAVRTPGALRISAHAPDGIIEAVEHPEHPFRLGVQWHPEFLIDPADRNIFASLVETARSTA is encoded by the coding sequence ATGCCCGCGCAAAAACCCCTCATCGGCGTCACGCTCGACGCCGAACCCGGCGCACCCGGCGCCTTCTCGCGCTTCCCCTATTACGCCCTGCGCCAACACTATCTGGACGCCATCACCCACGCCGGCGGCATTCCCGTCGCCCTTGGCCACCACCCCAACCACGCCGAAGCCCTCATGGCCCGGCTCGACGGCCTCGTCATCACCGGCGGCGCCTTCGATCTCGACCCCGCCCTCTACGGCGAGGCACCCCATCCCCAAACCACGCCCCAACCACAACGAACCACCGCCGAACGCGCCCTCCTGCGCGCCGCCCTCGCCCGCGACCTGCCGATCCTGGGCATCTGCGGCGGCATGCAACTCCTCGCCGTCGCCTTCGGCGGCACTCTGATCCAGCACATCCCCGACACACACCCCAACGCCCTGCCCCACGAACAACCCAACCCGCGCGACGAACCCGGCCACACCATCGCCATTACCCCCGGCACACACCTCGCCACCATGACCCACGCCACCACGATGCGCGTGAACTCCTCCCATCATCAGGCCGTCCGAACCCCCGGCGCACTGCGTATCAGCGCCCACGCCCCCGACGGCATCATCGAAGCCGTCGAACACCCCGAACACCCCTTCCGCCTCGGCGTCCAATGGCACCCCGAGTTCCTTATCGACCCCGCGGACCGGAATATTTTCGCATCTCTCGTCGAAACCGCACGATCCACCGCCTGA
- the rsmD gene encoding 16S rRNA (guanine(966)-N(2))-methyltransferase RsmD, which translates to MRIVGGERRGLTLRAPAGHTTRPTADRTRQALFDMLLHAPWGGRDLFGNAAVLDVFAGTGALGLEALSRGAPHATFMEKDPAARAAIAANIAAYRAESRTRLLNADATRPPRAPTPHAIAFLDPPYAQDLVPRALDALARQGWLTPDALIVAETGTDEPPLAIENPLADRRFGAARITIWRNAG; encoded by the coding sequence ATGCGCATCGTCGGCGGCGAACGGCGCGGCCTCACCCTCCGCGCCCCCGCCGGGCACACCACCCGCCCCACCGCCGACCGCACCCGTCAGGCCCTGTTCGACATGCTGCTTCACGCCCCATGGGGCGGCCGCGACCTGTTCGGCAACGCCGCCGTGCTGGACGTCTTCGCCGGCACCGGAGCGCTGGGACTGGAAGCCCTGTCACGCGGCGCCCCCCACGCGACGTTCATGGAAAAAGACCCCGCCGCCCGCGCCGCGATCGCCGCCAACATCGCCGCCTATCGCGCGGAATCCCGCACCCGCCTGCTCAACGCCGACGCCACGCGCCCACCCCGCGCCCCAACGCCTCACGCCATCGCCTTCCTCGACCCACCCTACGCACAGGATCTCGTCCCGCGCGCCCTGGACGCCCTCGCCCGACAGGGCTGGCTCACGCCAGACGCCCTCATCGTCGCCGAAACTGGCACGGACGAGCCGCCCCTCGCCATCGAAAACCCTCTCGCCGACCGCCGCTTCGGCGCCGCCCGGATCACGATCTGGCGCAACGCCGGATAA
- a CDS encoding Do family serine endopeptidase — protein MPNVFRPRTAPSKFRRALALATVPALLAGLGHAPVAHAQGPIKPQTQVQTLPNFVNLVKQVKPAVVSITSHIRADVAAQEEGGGGGGMPDQGQQGMPFPFPFPFQMMPQQQPKRTVEARGSGFIISGDGYIVTNNHVVNGATRVSVTLDDGTTLPAKVVGRDPQTDVALLKIKPNGTLPFIELGDSDAVQPGEWVVAVGNPFGLGGTVTAGIVSARGRNLNSGAYDDFIQTDAPINHGNSGGPLFSQDGKVVGVNAAIISPSGGSIGIGFAIPSNTVKNVVDQIRKTGHVVRGYLGLTDQNISPTMAQALGLKPSAPGAPPMGALVASVNPKGPADKAGVKSGDVITTLNGKPIKDGHDLAVHVVSMAPGSKATLGVLRANKPTTIDVTVGNMAKGKGGSDNDNGSDDSDQGNSGRIGVSLAPLSPDLRQQLGVDETVHGAVVSDVAQGSAAEHAGIRPGDIIQAVGTTTVENPRAVMTAVRGVLKAKQPILLRVLRDGQQLFIAVSPNAPDDDSDDGDGQ, from the coding sequence ATGCCCAACGTCTTTCGCCCGCGCACCGCGCCTTCGAAATTCCGTCGAGCTCTTGCTTTGGCGACCGTTCCGGCGCTTCTGGCCGGTCTGGGCCATGCGCCTGTCGCGCATGCGCAAGGTCCGATCAAGCCGCAGACGCAGGTTCAGACGCTGCCCAACTTCGTCAATCTGGTGAAGCAGGTGAAGCCGGCGGTGGTGTCGATCACCTCGCATATCCGTGCGGATGTGGCGGCGCAGGAGGAAGGTGGCGGTGGTGGCGGGATGCCGGACCAGGGGCAGCAGGGGATGCCGTTCCCGTTTCCCTTCCCGTTCCAGATGATGCCGCAGCAGCAGCCCAAGCGCACGGTCGAGGCGCGGGGTTCGGGCTTCATCATCTCCGGCGATGGCTACATCGTGACGAACAACCATGTGGTGAACGGGGCGACGCGTGTTTCCGTGACGCTGGACGATGGCACGACGTTGCCGGCGAAGGTGGTCGGGCGCGATCCGCAGACGGACGTGGCGCTGCTGAAGATCAAGCCGAATGGCACGTTGCCGTTCATCGAGCTGGGCGATTCCGATGCGGTGCAGCCGGGCGAGTGGGTGGTGGCCGTGGGCAATCCGTTCGGCCTGGGTGGCACGGTGACGGCGGGTATCGTCTCGGCGCGGGGGCGTAACCTCAATTCCGGTGCGTATGACGATTTCATCCAGACGGATGCGCCGATCAATCATGGCAATTCCGGTGGGCCGCTGTTCTCGCAGGATGGGAAGGTTGTCGGCGTGAACGCGGCGATTATTTCGCCGTCCGGCGGGTCGATCGGCATCGGGTTTGCGATACCGTCCAACACCGTGAAGAACGTGGTCGACCAGATTCGCAAGACGGGCCATGTGGTGCGTGGTTATCTGGGCCTGACGGACCAGAACATCTCGCCGACGATGGCGCAGGCGCTGGGGCTGAAGCCGAGCGCGCCGGGTGCGCCGCCGATGGGCGCGCTGGTGGCGAGTGTCAATCCGAAGGGGCCGGCGGACAAGGCGGGCGTGAAGAGTGGCGATGTGATCACCACGCTGAATGGCAAGCCGATCAAGGACGGGCATGATCTGGCGGTGCATGTGGTGTCCATGGCGCCGGGATCGAAGGCGACGCTGGGTGTTCTGCGGGCCAACAAGCCGACGACGATCGACGTGACGGTTGGCAACATGGCCAAGGGCAAGGGCGGTTCGGATAACGACAATGGGTCGGATGATTCGGATCAGGGCAATAGCGGGCGCATTGGCGTATCGCTGGCGCCGCTTTCGCCCGATCTGCGGCAGCAGCTGGGCGTGGACGAGACGGTGCATGGCGCGGTGGTGAGCGATGTGGCGCAGGGTTCGGCGGCGGAGCATGCCGGCATCCGGCCGGGCGACATCATTCAGGCGGTCGGCACCACGACGGTCGAGAATCCGCGGGCGGTGATGACGGCGGTACGGGGCGTGCTGAAGGCCAAGCAGCCGATCCTGCTGCGTGTTCTGCGCGATGGGCAGCAGTTGTTCATTGCGGTGTCGCCGAACGCGCCGGATGACGACAGCGATGATGGCGACGGGCAGTAA
- a CDS encoding nucleoside deaminase, whose protein sequence is MSNSGLAGGVVTVDSMGRALAAARAAAGRGEVPVGALVLDAGGRILAIRGNEVEARCDAAAHAELLAMREAAGRLGDARLTGCTVVVTLEPCPMCAAAMVHFRVRRVVFGAYDPKGGGVEHGPRIFEQPRCLHRPEVVGGVRAGESAVLLRGFFGGLRGR, encoded by the coding sequence ATGTCGAATTCTGGCCTGGCGGGCGGCGTCGTGACGGTGGATTCGATGGGCCGGGCGCTGGCGGCGGCGCGGGCGGCGGCGGGGCGTGGCGAGGTGCCGGTGGGGGCGTTGGTGCTGGATGCCGGGGGGCGGATTCTGGCGATCCGCGGCAACGAGGTGGAGGCGCGGTGCGATGCGGCGGCGCATGCGGAGTTGCTGGCCATGCGCGAGGCGGCGGGGCGGCTGGGGGATGCGCGGCTGACGGGATGCACGGTGGTGGTGACGCTGGAGCCATGTCCGATGTGTGCGGCGGCGATGGTTCATTTCCGGGTTCGGCGGGTGGTTTTCGGTGCGTATGACCCGAAAGGTGGCGGGGTGGAGCACGGGCCGCGCATTTTCGAGCAGCCGCGTTGCCTGCATCGGCCGGAGGTGGTGGGCGGTGTTCGGGCCGGGGAGAGTGCGGTGTTGTTGCGCGGGTTTTTCGGTGGGTTGCGGGGGCGGTGA
- a CDS encoding pseudouridine synthase, which translates to MTDDAPSNAPADKGERIAKWLARAGTASRRDVERMIEESRIRLNGQPVTHPATFVQPGDIVQVDGKVVGAAEHTRVWRYHKPDGLMTTHRDPQGRPTVFESLPEGMPRVVSVGRLDINSEGLLLLTNDGALARRLELPSNAWVRRYRVRVFGVVDERRLAALAKGSEFDGIQYGPIEAGLDSKKGDNAWLTVSLREGKNREIRRVMTGLNLHVSRLIRVSYGPFQLGTLQKRELEEVPGKILREQIPGLAAPARARTRARRITPDTTPDTQED; encoded by the coding sequence ATGACCGACGACGCCCCATCCAACGCCCCCGCCGACAAAGGCGAGCGGATCGCGAAATGGCTCGCCCGCGCCGGCACCGCCAGCCGGCGCGACGTCGAACGCATGATCGAGGAAAGCCGCATCCGCCTCAACGGCCAGCCCGTCACCCACCCCGCCACCTTCGTCCAGCCGGGCGACATCGTGCAGGTGGACGGCAAGGTCGTCGGCGCGGCCGAACACACCCGCGTCTGGCGCTACCATAAGCCCGACGGCCTCATGACAACCCACCGCGACCCGCAAGGCCGCCCCACCGTCTTCGAATCCCTCCCCGAAGGCATGCCCCGCGTCGTCAGCGTCGGCCGGCTGGACATCAACTCCGAAGGCCTGCTCCTTCTGACCAACGACGGCGCCCTTGCCCGCCGCCTGGAACTGCCGTCCAACGCCTGGGTCCGCCGCTACCGCGTGCGCGTCTTCGGCGTCGTGGACGAACGGCGCCTCGCCGCCCTCGCCAAGGGCTCGGAATTCGACGGCATCCAGTACGGCCCGATCGAAGCCGGGCTGGATTCGAAAAAAGGCGACAACGCCTGGCTCACCGTCTCCCTCCGCGAAGGCAAGAACCGCGAAATCCGCCGCGTCATGACCGGCCTCAACCTGCATGTCAGCCGCCTCATCCGCGTCTCCTACGGCCCCTTCCAGCTCGGCACACTGCAAAAACGCGAACTGGAGGAAGTCCCCGGCAAGATCCTCCGCGAACAGATCCCCGGCCTCGCCGCCCCGGCCCGCGCACGCACCCGCGCCAGACGCATCACGCCCGACACCACCCCCGACACACAGGAAGACTGA
- a CDS encoding FMN-dependent NADH-azoreductase: protein MQILHIDCSPRPDGQSRLVSAGIVAGLSTLWPGVTVVMRDISTLSPPDADYATLLTSPPKSSESTARGSTALSDILIREVETADILVVGTPVHNFTVPAALKSWLDHVVRVNRTFTVRPSGKVGLVKDRPVLIGVAAGGMIFGDGAQQPDFFTPYLKAVLNCIGLCDLHFVPVQGTAVRCKSEQHAELKQVLSNLKFGFFAKHQAQQANLQVGDNA from the coding sequence TTGCAGATTCTTCATATCGATTGTAGCCCCCGCCCTGATGGGCAAAGCCGCCTTGTTTCAGCGGGGATTGTCGCGGGGCTCTCTACGCTCTGGCCTGGAGTAACTGTGGTCATGCGCGATATCAGTACTCTTTCTCCTCCCGATGCAGACTATGCAACACTGCTCACCAGTCCCCCTAAAAGCAGTGAGAGTACGGCGCGGGGATCGACTGCGCTGTCCGATATTCTGATTCGGGAAGTCGAAACAGCCGATATCCTAGTGGTGGGTACGCCCGTACATAATTTTACAGTACCTGCTGCCCTCAAATCCTGGCTCGACCACGTAGTGCGCGTGAACCGGACCTTCACCGTGCGTCCCAGCGGCAAAGTGGGGCTCGTCAAAGATCGACCCGTACTTATCGGCGTTGCCGCCGGCGGCATGATCTTCGGTGACGGTGCACAGCAGCCCGATTTTTTTACCCCCTATCTAAAGGCGGTCCTGAATTGCATCGGGCTTTGTGATTTGCACTTTGTGCCTGTGCAAGGCACAGCTGTTCGTTGCAAATCCGAACAGCACGCAGAGCTCAAACAGGTTCTCTCAAACTTGAAGTTCGGTTTCTTTGCAAAACACCAAGCTCAACAGGCAAACCTCCAGGTTGGGGACAACGCATGA